The proteins below come from a single Periophthalmus magnuspinnatus isolate fPerMag1 chromosome 7, fPerMag1.2.pri, whole genome shotgun sequence genomic window:
- the LOC117373339 gene encoding mitochondrial glutamate carrier 1-like isoform X1, producing MNDSMLCCCSLPAKLINGGVAGMVGVTCVFPIDLAKTRLQNQRSGQQIYKNMMDCLIKTVRSEGYFGMYRGAAVNLTLVTPEKAIKLAANDFFRHQLSKDGSKLTVFKEMLAGCCAGMCQVTITTPMEMLKIQMQDAGRIAAQQRVMPSVVTTLKMGGTSAVLCRSYNASPAPVMRLSATQITRELLKTKGFFGLYKGLGATLMRDIPFSVVYFPLFAHLHQLGQPSPEGSVPFYWSFMSGCLAGCVAAVTVSPCDVIKTRLQSLKKGANEETYNGIVDCVRNILKKEGPGALLKGASCRALVIAPLFGIAQVVYFVGVGEILLGYTPHNIYSS from the exons ATGAATGACAgtatgttgtgttgttgcagcCTGCCAGCCAAACTGATCAATGGAGGAGTAGCAGGAATGGTTGGAGTCACCTGTGTGTTCCCTATAGACCTTGCCAAGACACGACTGCAAAACCAGCGCAGTGGTCAGCAAATCTACAAGAACAT GATGGACTGTCTGATAAAAACAGTTAGATCTGAGGGTTACTTTGGCATGTACAGAG GTGCTGCCGTAAATCTTACCCTAGTAACCCCGGAGAAAGCTATCAAACTTGCTGCCAATGATTTCTTCCGCCACCAGCTCAGCAAAGATGG TAGCAAACTCACAGTCTTCAAGGAGATGTTGGCCGGATGCTGTGCAGGGATGTGCCAAGTCACCATCACAACACCAATGGAGATGCTGAAGATCCAGATGCAAGATGCTGGCAGAATCG CTGCCCAACAAAGGGTGATGCCAAGTGTAGTTACAACTCTGAAAATGGGCGGGACCAGCGCAGTTTTGTGTCGTTCGTACAACGCCAGCCCTGCGCCTGTGATGAGACTATCGGCCACACAGATCACCAGAGAGCTGCTGAAGACCAAAGGATTCTTCGGACTGTACAAGGGACTTGGTGCTACTTTGATGAG GGATATCCCATTCTCTGTAGTATATTTTCCTCTGTTTGCTCACCTGCACCAGCTGGGTCAGCCTTCACCTGAAGGTTCTGTGCCTTTTTACTGGTCATTCATGTCGGGCTGTCTGGCTGGATGTGTGGCTGCGGTGACTGTCAGTCCTTGTGATG TGATTAAAACAAGGCTGCAATCACTCAAAAAGGGAGCTAATGAAGAAACATACAATGGAATAGTGGACTGTGTTAG gaATATTTTGAAGAAGGAGGGTCCTGGGGCACTCCTAAAAGGAGCCAGCTGTCGGGCACTTGTTATTGCCCCTCTGTTTGGTATTGCCCAAGTGGTGTACTTTGTGGGAGTTGGAGAGATCCTGCTGGGTTACACCCCTCACAACATTTACTCTTCATAA
- the LOC117373339 gene encoding mitochondrial glutamate carrier 1-like isoform X2 has protein sequence MAQQQQISLPAKLINGGVAGMVGVTCVFPIDLAKTRLQNQRSGQQIYKNMMDCLIKTVRSEGYFGMYRGAAVNLTLVTPEKAIKLAANDFFRHQLSKDGSKLTVFKEMLAGCCAGMCQVTITTPMEMLKIQMQDAGRIAAQQRVMPSVVTTLKMGGTSAVLCRSYNASPAPVMRLSATQITRELLKTKGFFGLYKGLGATLMRDIPFSVVYFPLFAHLHQLGQPSPEGSVPFYWSFMSGCLAGCVAAVTVSPCDVIKTRLQSLKKGANEETYNGIVDCVRNILKKEGPGALLKGASCRALVIAPLFGIAQVVYFVGVGEILLGYTPHNIYSS, from the exons ATGGCCCAGCAACAACAGATCAG cCTGCCAGCCAAACTGATCAATGGAGGAGTAGCAGGAATGGTTGGAGTCACCTGTGTGTTCCCTATAGACCTTGCCAAGACACGACTGCAAAACCAGCGCAGTGGTCAGCAAATCTACAAGAACAT GATGGACTGTCTGATAAAAACAGTTAGATCTGAGGGTTACTTTGGCATGTACAGAG GTGCTGCCGTAAATCTTACCCTAGTAACCCCGGAGAAAGCTATCAAACTTGCTGCCAATGATTTCTTCCGCCACCAGCTCAGCAAAGATGG TAGCAAACTCACAGTCTTCAAGGAGATGTTGGCCGGATGCTGTGCAGGGATGTGCCAAGTCACCATCACAACACCAATGGAGATGCTGAAGATCCAGATGCAAGATGCTGGCAGAATCG CTGCCCAACAAAGGGTGATGCCAAGTGTAGTTACAACTCTGAAAATGGGCGGGACCAGCGCAGTTTTGTGTCGTTCGTACAACGCCAGCCCTGCGCCTGTGATGAGACTATCGGCCACACAGATCACCAGAGAGCTGCTGAAGACCAAAGGATTCTTCGGACTGTACAAGGGACTTGGTGCTACTTTGATGAG GGATATCCCATTCTCTGTAGTATATTTTCCTCTGTTTGCTCACCTGCACCAGCTGGGTCAGCCTTCACCTGAAGGTTCTGTGCCTTTTTACTGGTCATTCATGTCGGGCTGTCTGGCTGGATGTGTGGCTGCGGTGACTGTCAGTCCTTGTGATG TGATTAAAACAAGGCTGCAATCACTCAAAAAGGGAGCTAATGAAGAAACATACAATGGAATAGTGGACTGTGTTAG gaATATTTTGAAGAAGGAGGGTCCTGGGGCACTCCTAAAAGGAGCCAGCTGTCGGGCACTTGTTATTGCCCCTCTGTTTGGTATTGCCCAAGTGGTGTACTTTGTGGGAGTTGGAGAGATCCTGCTGGGTTACACCCCTCACAACATTTACTCTTCATAA
- the LOC117373339 gene encoding mitochondrial glutamate carrier 1-like isoform X3, giving the protein MAQQQQISLPAKLINGGVAGMVGVTCVFPIDLAKTRLQNQRSGQQIYKNMMDCLIKTVRSEGYFGMYRGAAVNLTLVTPEKAIKLAANDFFRHQLSKDGKLTVFKEMLAGCCAGMCQVTITTPMEMLKIQMQDAGRIAAQQRVMPSVVTTLKMGGTSAVLCRSYNASPAPVMRLSATQITRELLKTKGFFGLYKGLGATLMRDIPFSVVYFPLFAHLHQLGQPSPEGSVPFYWSFMSGCLAGCVAAVTVSPCDVIKTRLQSLKKGANEETYNGIVDCVRNILKKEGPGALLKGASCRALVIAPLFGIAQVVYFVGVGEILLGYTPHNIYSS; this is encoded by the exons ATGGCCCAGCAACAACAGATCAG cCTGCCAGCCAAACTGATCAATGGAGGAGTAGCAGGAATGGTTGGAGTCACCTGTGTGTTCCCTATAGACCTTGCCAAGACACGACTGCAAAACCAGCGCAGTGGTCAGCAAATCTACAAGAACAT GATGGACTGTCTGATAAAAACAGTTAGATCTGAGGGTTACTTTGGCATGTACAGAG GTGCTGCCGTAAATCTTACCCTAGTAACCCCGGAGAAAGCTATCAAACTTGCTGCCAATGATTTCTTCCGCCACCAGCTCAGCAAAGATGG CAAACTCACAGTCTTCAAGGAGATGTTGGCCGGATGCTGTGCAGGGATGTGCCAAGTCACCATCACAACACCAATGGAGATGCTGAAGATCCAGATGCAAGATGCTGGCAGAATCG CTGCCCAACAAAGGGTGATGCCAAGTGTAGTTACAACTCTGAAAATGGGCGGGACCAGCGCAGTTTTGTGTCGTTCGTACAACGCCAGCCCTGCGCCTGTGATGAGACTATCGGCCACACAGATCACCAGAGAGCTGCTGAAGACCAAAGGATTCTTCGGACTGTACAAGGGACTTGGTGCTACTTTGATGAG GGATATCCCATTCTCTGTAGTATATTTTCCTCTGTTTGCTCACCTGCACCAGCTGGGTCAGCCTTCACCTGAAGGTTCTGTGCCTTTTTACTGGTCATTCATGTCGGGCTGTCTGGCTGGATGTGTGGCTGCGGTGACTGTCAGTCCTTGTGATG TGATTAAAACAAGGCTGCAATCACTCAAAAAGGGAGCTAATGAAGAAACATACAATGGAATAGTGGACTGTGTTAG gaATATTTTGAAGAAGGAGGGTCCTGGGGCACTCCTAAAAGGAGCCAGCTGTCGGGCACTTGTTATTGCCCCTCTGTTTGGTATTGCCCAAGTGGTGTACTTTGTGGGAGTTGGAGAGATCCTGCTGGGTTACACCCCTCACAACATTTACTCTTCATAA